The Coffea arabica cultivar ET-39 chromosome 2c, Coffea Arabica ET-39 HiFi, whole genome shotgun sequence genome includes the window atgtatttttttttttatcgtggCAAGTATGGATACTGTCTATGCAATTTGGAATCTTTTGGATGGTTACTTGATTTTAGAACTTATGTTTAGATGGTTATTAGGGATTTAGCTTGTTGATTTATGCAAAgtgtggaagaaaatgattgagtatactatatttttcttttttagttttgtacaaaagggtaatttagaatttttgaaagaaaatttaaGTTCTTAGATCTACATCGTTACTAAATAGTAAAAGTATGAGAGGTATacgtaatttttaaaatatgagGAGAGCTCTCTGTAATTGtgagaaacctcaggggaggtttgtgaaattatccctagaaACAAACTGAAAAAATGactgatttatttgattttagaGATTTTATGTTTGTGTCTGTCGTATCGTATGTATAATAATGTTGTAATTTTGAATTGCTTTTTCTACTTGGACTCGGGATTATATGTCGCATGTGGTTAGTACTAAAAACGTTAGCTGTTGATGTTGATCCTTTCGGCAGGTGATATTTAATATCCATTTCCCTCACTCACCGTTCCCTATTGAGAACATGTGCCAAGTTAATGTGGGCTGTGACCACGGGTTGCTAGAACTGAATTAATGCATCATAAATGGTTGTATCAATTATTTCTGGTCTGTACTCTGTGGTGATTTGACTTCATAGATATGTGTTCCCTAGAGAAAACAAATTAGGTGTCATGCTTCTATTCCATTCCCCGTAGAAGCCCGTAATCAAGTTTTAGTTGTATACTTGTAGTGTATTTATAAACTATATCCGAGGCCGCCTTTACTTGGGGATATATCTGGGTTCAACTGTAGTTCTCTTCTGAAAGTCTTCTCGTGCACCAAAACGGTTATTGAGTTGGGCAGAGCATACATAGTTCACGTATGCAATTTCTCTGCTGTTTATAGAGCCAACTTGGTCTTAAGTGTATGAGTTTTGGTGAAGAAACACcaagaaggaaacaaaaaagaatcaaAGGCCACCGATTCAGATAGACCATAAGATGTAAAGAAGGAgagattctctctctctctgggtGAAATATTAAAGAGTGAGTTCTTCCTTTAAAATGGTAATAATACTATAGATGATAAACTCTACATGTTCAAACGAAATGTGGTATTGCAGATATGGTGATAATGTGGATTGCAGGCATGAAGGATTCTTAGCAGAGAAATGGAAGGAACACTAAAAATTTCAGTTATCTGTCGCTTTTAACAATTTTGTCCATTACTAGCTGTTTCCCCACACttataaatgaaaatcaacTTATTAGGCAGTCAAATTATGTTTTCTTGACCCCAAGACACAGTTTGGCCGATAAGAACATTAATCAGATGACCGTGAGATTTTTAATCCATGTGTCCCgttcttctctttctctctctatcATCTCTTATATAAAGCTTGAAATCTcttctaaaacaaaaacaaaacaaaacaaaaaaaaaaaaagagagggaggtAAGTTCATTCATATTTTAGTATCTTGTAACCTCTGATTTtggctttttatttttctagctTAAGAAAATTCAAAGcctaaaagaaaaacaattgaAATATCCCAATAACAGGTTAtttaaaagggataatttcacatacctcccctgaggtttttgacacTTGCACTAACACCGCccaaggttttaaaaatttcaccgGCCTCCGCTGGCAGAGATTTAGAACCCTTTGCTTACATCATGATAGCTGAAATTACCACTTTGTCCTATGAAATTGGGACTAATAACTAATGTAAATTTGGGGGAAAATGCatcaaaattagttaattacaTTTAACTAGAATAACATAAATTTGATGTCTAATTAAGCTAATTAAAACTCCATTACAAAAAGGTGCCAATTGAGGAAGAAATTTGGTGCCAGTTTTGTGACTGGTATGCTTTGACAAAGATGATTGAACAAATTTCTAATATTGTAGCCATGTAACTAGAAGGGAAGaaatagagaagaaaaagacaaaggaaaaagaagaagaaaatggagacAAAGTGAAGATGCTATTCATTTATTAGGAGTAAAGCTGATTTAAAGCGGAAATCAAGgtataaattttcttttcatcatAGCCTACTATTACAAAGTGTTCTTATGAATTGGTTTCAAGAAAACTAGTATATTATCTACAGTACATTATGAACTACTTTGCTTGATCAGTAGATTTTTTAGTTGATAATAAAACTAAATTCTTGTACTTCATGTATCATGTTGTTATGTGTAAATTTATACTGTGAGAAAGGGATAATAGAAAGATATTAAGAGTTGAAATAAATATTGGTGTATTGTTTTAAATCTTATGTTAAGTAAAAGTTGTATTTTGTTGTTGAAAGATGAGGGTGAATTCCATGATTCTCCCCTATGATTTGAAGAGGCCATAATTTCTACTAAATGTTTTCAATATGAACTCTAAATGCAGCACAAAACAATAACTTTATATGCACCCAAACCCTTGCTGCTCATAATCATAATCTTGAGGGTGTAGATGTAATTGTGATGTTTACATACACTTCCACCTGAATAAAAAAATCTGGCAGTTAAAACTTGCAGGTAGTCGTTGCTATGCCTGATAAAACGTTGCTTATATTTCCGTGTGATGTTTGAAAGTTTTTGAATTATATTGACACTCCCTCAACTTTACTAATCATTTCAATCTTTTGATAACTTGTAATCTTCTACTAATACAGGGACAAAGAGGGCATTGATGGAATAAAAATCTCATCTTACtcatgaaaataatattttaagcCTATTTGGACTGAATTGTTACCAAAATCTCAAAAGTAAGGGTGGTTAGTGAAATTTATAAAATCTTAGGGGGTGTCagtgcaagtgtcagaaacctcaggggaggtttgtgaaattatccctatttaaaATCAAATAGTATCAATCAAAAACAGGGCCCTCCGCAATGCAACGATTTGAATGAGCTTTTGTACTTGATAACATGCCACCGCATTACTACTTTGTTTTGTGTAATAAATGAAGAATCTCTGGGGCAAATAAACAACACACCACTAAACTCCTCATGTTTTAAAAGTTCACATAAATTAAAGAGGCATTGGGATTAATATTCTGGACAGCTCTGTCGTAGCAAATTGGGCAAATTTCACTTTGCCCCCTgtagtttaatatttttttatataactcttctatggtttcaaaaaatataaataacccctttatggtttggattaaagtattAAAATGACGGGaatgatcattcgtaacggagtcacctaaaatgtcaaaaatacccttatataaagttgaaaattatttattaatcaaagggggttatgtgtatattttgaaaaccataagggggttatatagtaaagtattaaaccatacGGGAgttatatagtaaaatataaaaatcatacggggttaatgtgtcatatatttataagggtaatttcgatatttttagaagttccgttacgagtgactatttccgtcactttgacactttgttccaaatcatgagggggttatgtatagtttttgaaatcatATGAAGGTTACGTAAAAAAAGACTAAaccaaaaggggtaaaatgtaatttgccctagCAAATTTGATGACAGCCTTTTTCTTGTTAAGGGCCTATGGATATGGGGCAGTCAATAACCAGTAAGCTGTCAATGCTTTTGCACCATTAGGATTataattgtgttttttttttataattacacCAGCTGATTTTACATGTATTTTAGTTTGCTTGTGATGTGAATTCATAAGCTCCCCTGAAGTTTATCACGTTTACGAAGTACCCCTGCTCTAATTTTGAATTTACAATGACTTGACCAACCAATTTTACTAGTTAAATTACCATCTATTGTAAAATTAAACTTATTCGCCCATCATTGCAATTTGACTGACTTTTCTCtcttaattttgaaattgtcaggtcacattttaaacattttctCTAATATGACACAAGTCTCATGAAAAGGATAATGAATGAGGGGTCAAAGTTAGCATTTATACACTTTCAATATTCAAAGTCACGTTGTTCGATGTTCTGTTCCTGTGTTTTCCCTTTCAATATTAGAAGTCCTCGGAAAAATCTCATGCGAAGTTTTTTGACGTGTAAGTTTTTTGAGGAGTGCGAATATCATTTTTCATCTGACAACTTCAATTTAAATTAATATACAAAAATACTTAATTAACAAACAATAACCGATAAATGCATTATTTTCAATGCTTAAGATGAGAGAAGGTGAGAGATATGCATCATGAGAAgttgaaataaaatgaaatgaaattacgcatatatatatatatatataaatataatatatgtgtgtgtgtgtgtgtgtatagtGCCACAATAGTTGGCCCAAGAATGGAAACAGTGTGACAAATATGGTCACTTTTGATTCTTGTAAAACTAGAAACAACACATGGAAGAAAGATATGTTTCCCTGGTTTATTATCTAATATCTGCTCTATAGAACAAAATCTTGATGAAGGATTTAAAAGGTTTTTTGTCTTGTACACCAAAAGCCTTAAAGGGCCAAGAAGGATAGCTTGGTGGAAAGATGCCTGCTGTCTGGTTTGCTCTCAAGAGATCGTTGCACTGTAAATCAGGGCCAGCAGATGTTCACGATCCAAAGGTGAGTggaaacaaaaatgataataatctGAGCAATATTTTGACAAAGAAAACAGGCAGGTCTGGATGTTCAAGGTCTATTGCAAATCTCAGAGACGTTATTCATGGAAGCAAGAGGCATCTGGAGAAGCCCCCAATATGTAGTCCAAGATCCATCGGAAGCAGTGAACTTCTGAACCCAATTACTCATGAGGTGGTGCTCAGTAATTCAACTTGTGAACTGAAAATAACCGGCTGTGGTTTCTCAGATGTTAATTGTACCAATGGTGGTGTAGAAAGTGGTTGTTCAGCCTTTGTGGGAACCCTGAAGCCAGGAACTCCAGGCCCTGGAGGCCATCATCCTAAAGGCCTAGCTAGTCCTGCAAGGAGGAGTTCCAGCAGCCTTTCCTCGAGGAGGAGGGCCTCTGGATTTGGTGGTAATAGCTCTAGAACCAGGTATTCCTTTGGAGCAGATTCCCATGGCTTTTCACCTTTAGCCTGCCATAAATGTGGTGAGCAATTTGTAAAGTGGGAAGCAGCTGAAGCACATCACCTATCCAAGCATGCTGGTAAGAGATAATtatgcaataaaaaaaattctctttaTGACTTATATCACTTTTTCTGTACAACTGAAACTGAATCCAAAGGAACAGGAATGTTTGATAGATCATGCTTCTCTTCAGTTAGTGTTTTAAATGATTCAGTTCCAGTCCTGCCATACATGTAAATTGGACTTCGCAAGGTCTTATGCAAGATTAATCTCTAAGAAGAAATTTATTGGGACgtcaagttaccatttgaataGAATCATTGTGAATAGGGAAAATATCTTCGACTTCATTTGGTACCTTTTGGAAGTTTGTCACAAAATTGCAATGCCAAGGCACATTTAGCCTATACTCTTTCTCTTGACTAGTTCATAAGCCTCAAATTTGGACAGGGATGATTCAATCATTGCAATTTGCATCTTTTGCATAATAATCACCAATCTGTGGTCTTTGATTGCAATTTCTGTCATATTTAACCATGTTTCCTTCTTCTGCAGTTACTGAACTTCTTGAAGGAGATTCTTCTAGGAAAATAGTGGAGATAATATGCCGGACTAGCTCGTCAAAATCTGATAACAATGCTGGAGGAATAGAGAGGATTTTGAAGGTCCACAATATGCAAAAGACACTAGCTCAATTCGAAGACTATAGAGAAACGGTGAAGATCAAAGCTAGCAAACTTGCCAAAAAACACCCGCGGTGCTTGGCCGATGGCAATGAGCTTTTAAGGTTCCATGGCACAACAGTTGAATGCCCTCTTGGGATGAATGGCTCAGCCAGCCTATGTACGTCTGATAAATGCGGTGTTTGTCAAATCCTAAGACATGGTTTTCCGACGAATAAGGAATCGAACAATGGGATTGGCGTTTTCACAGCATCCACAAGTAACAGAGCATTTGAATCAGTTGAAGTTTCTGATGATAAAACTTCTCTAAGGAAGGCTCTAATAGTATGCAGAGTAATTGCAGGCAGGGTTCATAAACCATTGGACAATGTCCAAGAACTGGCTGGTCAATCAGGTTTCGATTCATTGGCTGGAAAAGTTGGCTTATATTCTAATATTGAAGAACTCTATTTGCTCAATGCCAAAGCTCTCCTTCCTTGTTTCGTGGTGATTTGCAAAACATAAAAGAAAGATTGCATTGTTAAagacaaaatatatataattttttctgTATCAAATTCccttctgcaattttttttctcttcaagGACAATTGTTTTACTTATATTGAACTTTCCATTAATGATCTCGTTCTTTCCTTCTGTAGTttgaaagttggaaatgaaattGGGGTACTCTTTTCTtttggattaatcttttctacgtTGACACTGTCAGTATTGAATGAATGACcactatataaaatttgaatttgaaattcaacttttacatacatgtcataaatcaaacggtgataatgtatatattatcaatatatataaaatttactcgtTTCGTTCTAGCACGAATGACGAAACTGAATCTGTCTCATATCAAGTGTACAattcttcccccccccccccctccccctccccctcgcCCTCCCCTCTTTTTATTTATCTTCAGGTAcatgtctttcttttttccaactTGAATTATTCATTTGGAGAATCGGGAATGCGGCAGATAAAATGGAGTAATTGTATACCTACCAAAGAGTAAACATTCAAGGGAAAGAATTCCCGCCTAATCACAAGGTTCACTTTTCACTGTACATCTCGTTTGTCCTCTTcttaaaaaagattaaaaaaaaaaatccttctaAATTTACACCAAATCTTTCCAaattatggatgatttcatttCTTTGGGGATTTCTTAATTCAATCCAAAGATATGCACATTCAATTAACAAGACTGAGAAAGGCGCAGAAATCTAGCAGTGCATGTAGTACGTCCTCTATTGCATTTGGGATTTGAATTTAATTTGTGAAAACGGACAAATATCCCAGTTGAATGTCTGTGTAGCTGGAGCAACATACAAGACAAGATAGAAAATTGATCTGTCGACTCGTCGGAGTTCAGAAAATTGATTGCGTTGTCTTGCTATAGGGGTCCAGCTCCAGcatgc containing:
- the LOC113725866 gene encoding uncharacterized protein; translation: MPAVWFALKRSLHCKSGPADVHDPKVSGNKNDNNLSNILTKKTGRSGCSRSIANLRDVIHGSKRHLEKPPICSPRSIGSSELLNPITHEVVLSNSTCELKITGCGFSDVNCTNGGVESGCSAFVGTLKPGTPGPGGHHPKGLASPARRSSSSLSSRRRASGFGGNSSRTRYSFGADSHGFSPLACHKCGEQFVKWEAAEAHHLSKHAVTELLEGDSSRKIVEIICRTSSSKSDNNAGGIERILKVHNMQKTLAQFEDYRETVKIKASKLAKKHPRCLADGNELLRFHGTTVECPLGMNGSASLCTSDKCGVCQILRHGFPTNKESNNGIGVFTASTSNRAFESVEVSDDKTSLRKALIVCRVIAGRVHKPLDNVQELAGQSGFDSLAGKVGLYSNIEELYLLNAKALLPCFVVICKT